DNA from Elaeis guineensis isolate ETL-2024a chromosome 2, EG11, whole genome shotgun sequence:
GGGTATCAGAATTTTAGCCtgattgcggccaatcccctcgtcgcccgaTCATCGGGATCACGCACCTGTAAGAAAAATCCTCACTGATTGGAGatgcctccggtggggaccctccgatggtcaagtcagagaggagattaggcaacagtggaactcagtgagagggagagagctcaagagcttaaaggcgcttcagagagcttacccatgcttgagaaagcttaccaaGATTGTTGTCttatcccgttttatagtagaatgcggtatggtcccgccattaatggtgcagacaactggagagttgtcaaatcgccggaggctgtcaaatcggcgtgggttgtcaggtcattaacccatgtccttagcaggacaacGCCCCGCGGtggtcgtacagcatgtccttggcaggagaacagtccatagcggttgtacggcatttggacgagctggccgactgtatgtcggtattcgactgtcggatCGTCGGATGGTGACTCgaagacaccgtcggctgatctggtgccttgtggaagtcggacgtctgctgccacccccgacagtgagtcggtgatatgggttcgatcGGTCGAaaacagtatgggtctgttcggcAGCCATTGTCGGCAGTCGTTGTCGAAGTCGTCCGTTGGTCCGGTGAATAGAGTCAGACGTCGGTCGGACTGGTCCGAAGGTGAGTCGGCATACGGggatcagtcggtatatcccaacaattgccccccccactcctgagtccgatgtcgtgttggcccgcATGAACATGTGGGCGATGGCCTCGgatgaaaggagtggttttccatcacgtcatgccccgactctggcgaccATACCAATGGACAATCCGGTGTCAGATGTCTCATTAGGAACGCAAATCGCCGTCTCATTGGGAATGCAAACCGCCGTCGGTTAATTAACTCTGAGACGCAGTTTTTCCACCACGTTGTCACGGGCTTATCCGCAGGCATGTCGCAGGGGGTGCCGGCATGGGCGTGGCACGGTGCTGCGAAGGATTTGGCTTGGCAAAAATTTGCAATGctactcgatcatttggaacccccaggGTGAGATTTAGGGGGATGCCTTGCTGAGGTAGTGAGGGAGCAATGGTTCGCCAAGGAACGGCATGGCCGTGGCATGATATCGGGGGGCTCGGGATGCGTGATATTTGGAATGGTGGTAGTCCGCCATGATATATGTGGATACTCAAGGATTCCTCTTGGTTTGAGGAGGGGCGCGGAGCTTTGGCCGCGTACCCGACTCCCCCAGACCCGTAGGAGATGGGTCCGCCATGGCACAGTTGTGTGGGCAATGGTGGTGCCACGCCCGAATGATCTCACGTGGAGGTATTCGGGGCAATGTTGGTGGACGAGCTGGTCACATTATGCGGGAAGGGGATATCTCGAGGTTTTATCCTTGAGGGATTTGTCTAGACTACTCTATGCATTCTTGATCTCTGTAGTGGAGCGAAGAGGCGATAGAGGGCTAGTCGGGCAAGGGTGTGGCCTACCCAAACAGGCAAGTCTTGTGAGCGTCGCAAGGTGATGTCTCACAGGGATCCATGGGAACCGGTCAGTCGTGGAGAACAAGGAAGGCTTATGATATATTGATCGGTATATGTGCCTTGGAGCTGGGCCAAGGATCATGGATGGCCAAGAGGGTCATGCCGAGGAGAGGACGGCTTGATGCATTTATCATCCGATCGAAGATATTTACTCGATGGGGCAGACTTGGATGCCGATACCGTGGCAGTGCTTAATGTGTGAGTAGGCTGTGGACCTAAGATATTGGGTGGTGCGGTCATGTATCCCCAGGATCATAATAATACACAGTAATGGGCGAGCAGGCCATGAATATTATCAAGCGATATGATCAGGGATGGAAAGGCATATCAAGGATGCAAGATCGGGATCGTGGCACAAGAGTTTGTGGGGAAGCTTGGATAGTCGAATCCCAGAGGACTCGGATGTGTACGATCATCTGTAGCTTGGGGGAGCTGCAGGTCATGTCAGCTTGGTAGTTTAGCTGGACTGCATTAAAGATGGGTTTGCCCGAGCCTCATGTATAGTAGTGGCATTGCATGGTCGTGCTATGTGGATTTGATATGTGTAGTATTGAAGGGCAGCTTGGTGGGTTGCGGATCAGTGACACAGTGGTTATGTCTTAGCACGAAGGTATGTTGAGAAGCAAAACATCTGGGATGAGCAGTGCTTGGCTTGAGGGGCAAAGCCTTAGAGTTGACACAGAGGTGTTGAGCTACGGAGCACTCTTGGAAAGAGTCTATATTATGGCATGGAGGTGCGCATGAGCATTGCAGTTGATTCGAGGGGTCGGATTGCTTATGGGCATTTGAGGGTGTCATCTGTATTCAGTACAACAGTGTTGCCAGGCAGGGGCATAGAGGTGCAAGCTTGGCTATGTGGCTGGACTGCTGCGTGCTTATTGGTATGTCCGAGGAAAGGACTCGAGAGGGCTGGCCTTGGTGTGTGGCATGCTGGGGCGCCGCACGGGTGTTTGGGTAAGAAAATACTTACCCCGTGACAACGTGTTAGGGGGTTATTGGGCCGGAACCGCTcatgcggatggaggcgacgtggctcgatctggggcaGGTGCACCGAATTATCGGACCAAGGAAGGGCCCAGGCGCTGCCACGTGTCGACATCCGAAAAATCCTCATTCGACGTGCTTTCATCTCGACTGTCGAAGGGtcttatatatatgcggccacttacatccaaaacttcactttttaCTGTTCTGTTTCTGGCGCTGAGGCTCTGTCGAGTTATCTTCCAGTTTCAGGTAGTCGTTTTCGTCCTCCTTCgaaagctcttctcgaagtttTTTTCATTCTTGTCTCCTTGCATCCTTTCTCCTTTGGTATTTTTCTTTTTGCTCTTCCTTTTGGGGCCAGcattatggctagaacctctcctcgaggaagtcggtcggggaacccgatcgacgattctcgatcgaccccAGAGATGGAGGCTTCTTTACTTTCGGGATCGAATgtcgaacggctcagggagcagtaCGGTATCCTGGAGCAGTTCGAACTCTTCacccctggggctgagggtcgggttaacaacccgcctccggaccaggtggccttttatgtcgaggaccttcggatAGGTCTTCGCTTTTCAATTTCGAAGTTTGTCTGGAATGtcttggattattacgggctttgccCGGTGCAACTGGTGCCGAACTCAGTCCGGTTGATAatcagttttgctttgttgtgtcggcttttgccgatctTTCTCCGCATCTCTCTCTTTCGGACGTTCTTCGTCCTCCGATCCCATCTAAAAGCTCGAGGGTGGGGTTCTTCAATCCCTGGAAGGGTCTTTCgttcatcaccgatcttccatcgtcgatccacgggtggaagaatcaatttttttttgcttcttcttcgctaCCTTGGGGATTCCCTTCTCGCTGGGACGACCCTCGGACTCAGCCGaacgaaaacagtcgggtggaggctggagatcgagaggactttcaccgactgaagaatgtgtcggtgccgaagcagagagagctcATCACCAAGCAAGCTCCGTATGATGCTGGTCTGAGTTCGGTTCCCTGCTTAGGTACTGTTCGGTCTATTGGTCGTCTTTTGGTTTTTTCATCCATCTTCAGACATGTGCTGATCCTTTcttgaaattgcaggcatgccgtcAAGAGTAAGACTGACAGATGCCGATATTTGGCaatatgcggcgaggaagagaccAGCGTCCGAGGTCGGACCTTCGCGGccccccaagaggcctcagacaTCATCCCCGGCCGGTGTTGCGACGGCGGTAGTGTAGCCCGACATCGAACGGACATCGGGCTTCGAGCCGGTTATCGCCCTGTTGGTGCCGGTGGTGCCACCCGAGGCGCCATCCGAGGAAGGGGCGGCAGAGGGGGTAGCCGAAGGAGCGTCAGTGCCCCCGCCTGTGGAAGAAGTTCAGGTTGAAGCAagtgagcccgaacgacctgcgaCGGCTCCCGTCGCACCCTCGGGAGGAACTCAGTCGAGTTCAAGTTTTCCATCCTTCTCCGACCTTCGGGCCTGGGTGACTGATCGGAGGAAGGCTCCGATGGCACCGGCGGACGACAGGAGGTCGGCGGGCCACGTCGCTTCGTCTGACGTTCGGGTCTCCgagggagcgtcggccctggccaaccacgacttggccaggaggttgtgtcaggcaaccattctTCTGGCCGATCGGGAGCTCTTGAGGAGTCGGTCGGTGACCGAGATGCTCTCTTCCTTTTATCCgaccatgatccaggtgagctcttcttcttcttctttcttcattattattttcgtcatttcatttttctgacgaccgaccttctacttgcagctgatctacaatatgtcTGAGCTGGAGGTTGGGTACCAAAGGTTCGATGACGTCCGAGCGACCTGGAAGAATAAGGCCGAAATCACCGAGGCTGAGAAGGCGATGCTGGTGGACCAGCTGAAGTTGTCGGTCGACCGcgaggctaggctcgaggaggagatctcccgactcACCAACGGCCTAGCCGCCTCGGAGGTCGAACTTCAGTCGGCTCGTGAGCAGGTCCAGCGCAAGACCTGCTCCGTCCACCGACTGCGGCGTGAGCGGGATGGCTGCGTCAGGGAGCTCGAGATCGAGCGCAAACAGCTTCGGGTTAGCTTGGAGAACCTGGCTAAGGTCGAGGAGAATTTGTCCTCCACCCAAGCCGACgctgacatagcgaaggcggaggcagagtctGCCAGAGAGGCGCTGAGCCGGGCAGTGGAGGACTTTCGTGGCTCGGACGAGTACCGagaggagcttctcgagagcaGCTTCGCCTCCcatcgggtggggtacgaggatgctcgggatgCGATTCAGAGTCTGCACTCGGAGCTCGACCTGAGCAGCGTCGTCCCTCCAGGGTTGGAAGACCAAGCCGCggaggaggaggccgacccactGCCAACGGGATGAGTTGTCGAAGGTGAGGTGGCTCCAACCTCCGATCCCTCCCCAACCCAAGCGGGCACGCCGGTTGCTCCCGAACTCTCCCCGATGCAAGAAGTCGACTCCGACGAATAGTCGGAGTATCTGCTCCATCATCTTTGTATTCTTTTATTTCTGTTTCATCTTTGATATTTGTAATTGGACTTCGGTCTAATTTTGTAAGTcacttcaactaaatgaaatcaaagatttttcaaatttttttctacgtgcagttcaaagtgtttgatttGCCGAGCCATCCTCGACAGTATTggtcgtagctccgacatacctcgttaggacgttcggtagaaTCCAGCGTAGCCGATCAAAGTAGTTAGTGGCATGCACCATGCTAAGGACAGTGCAAGCTCCGATCATAGGTCGGCGTCTTGACTGTCGTACAGGTTgcataggatccgatggtcgagagtcgtcccgactgtaggtcgagcgtgcATGTCGGGTCGgatgtcggccaacctccgaacgtagcatgtcgacacgatcatttCGTAGAGTCCGATAGTCTAGTAGGGTCCGACatatctgatagtcgagtagcgtccgacgtatccgatagtcgagtagcatccgacgtatccGGATAGAATAACgatgataagtcgaatatccgttgttcGGCCCCTGGTCGGGCGTGCACAttgggacgtatgataaacgatggcaaaccgaatatccttcgatcggtcgtgaccaagtcggtatgtcgtgAGTGCGACTGTGGTCGTCTTGgtgttttgcccttcttagtcgaagctaagtcggcaagttagccagccgcgttggtcgaggccctttgccttcagaggcggaggccatcgtagatattccgccccttcgatctccgtcgtagaatctgatagtcgagtagtgcctgacgtattcggataggataacgatgacaagtcgaatatccgttctCCGATCCTCGGTCGAGCGTGGCAcatcgggatgtatgataaatggtggcaagccgaatatccttcgatcgatcatgACCAAATCGATATGTCGCGAGTCGAATATCCCAACAAGCCCAATCTAACCTCAAAACACGCGAACCACAGCACCGCTATCTCGagaatgaaagataattagaacAGTAAATATAGCTATGGAATGAAATAGAATATATGGAACTCTCTTCTAACAACATCCAATGATGTAAAAGAAGTATAAAATATCGAAACATAATTAGATTACAAATACCTCCCATCATTGATAGCTGCAAATTGATATGGCTTGTGAAATACTGTTGCAATGTGTATCTTTCCTACTTAATCCCAGTTACGTACCAGGACCTTAAATTACAAGAAAATAGCTTTATTTTGTATGGGAGTACTTCCCAGCTTTGAGATCTCTCACTAGATGGTGTGTGACCAGATTAAAATCTAAGCTTGGGGACCCTCCATTTTATACTTGAAGAACCACGTCTCCATCAAACGTGATTAACGTTATGGGTGATGGCCAATAACAACTTGGAGCAGAAACGAACCACTTAAGCCAAACGTGGGTAACATGGGTAACTACTCTGGATCGTGGATGATTCCATGTTTGAATTTCAACAAACATGGGTAACATGGGTAACTGCTCCGAATCGTAGATGATTCCATGTTTGAATTCCAACATTCTCCCACTTGGTTTGTATACTAATTTACATCAATGTCCAAATCCTCAAATTTGTTCTTAAAAGAAACAAAAATGCATGAATCATGGCGACAAGTCCTCTAAGAACGAGTGTTATCTTCCATGCATCACGatgcactttatttctttatcatcATCCCAAAATAACTTAATGAATAAACCTTATGTTTATTCTAGGTCCAATATTCTCAAACCGAATGTATacaataaaaatgaaaaaaaaaatattctgaatAAGAGTTTCATTACAAAAATTATACAGACATTATATGATGGAACCAATTCCCATACTATCTACATGATCCTTATAACTCTTTAATGGCATGCCTTTTGTCAAAAGATCAGCAATCATCAATTCAGTACTGACGTGTTCAATGACCACTTTATTTTCCTTAACACGTTCTCTTATGGCTAAAAATTTGATATCGATGTGTATGCTTCGACTGCTACTTCTATTATTTTTAGCCAAAAAAATAGTAGCTGAGTTGTCACAAAATATCCTCAATGGTCTAGCAATCGAATCCATAATCTTAAAGCCAGAAATGAAACTCTTCAACTACACACCGTGTGAGGTAGCTTCAAAACCAGCGATGAACTCTGCCTCCATAGTAGATGTGGCAATCAATGTCTGTTTGGCACTCTTCCAAGAAATAGCTCCACTggcaaatatgaaaatatattctGAAGTCGATTTTCGTGAATCGATACATCCAGCGAAGTCTGAATCAAAGTAGCCAACTACTTCCAGTTCATCTGATCTCCTATACATGAGCATGTAGTTTTTGGTCCCCTTAAGGTACCTCATCACCTTCTTCGCAGCTCTCCAGTGGTCCATACCTGGATTACTCTGATATCTTCCTAACATTCCAATAGCAAATGCAATATTGAGCCTTGTACAAACCTGAGTGTACATAAGGCTTCCAACGGCTGATGAATATGGAATATTTTGCATTTGTTCCCTTTCCAGATCATTCCTCGGGCACTGGTTCAGACTAAACCTATCACCCTTCACAATGGGTGTCACACTTGGTGAACAATCCTTCATATAAAATCTCTCCAATACTTTATTGATATAGGTTTCTTGAGATAGACCTAAAATACCACgaggtctatccctataaattTTAATACCAATGACATAAGATGCCTCACCCATATCCTTCATATCAAAACTCTTAGTGAGAAATTATTTCACCTCATATAACAACCCCTTATCATTAGTTGCAagtagaatatcatccacatacaaaatgagGAAACAAAttgtactcccactgaccttgTGGTATATACACTGATCCATGATGTTCTCTTCAAAATTGAATGAAGAGATAACATCATGAAATTTTAAATACCACTGACGGGaggcttgtttcaatccatatatATGGACTTCCTGAGCCTACAAACTAAATGCTCACCATCATTATAGGAGAACCCTTCTAGTTGTTTCATGTAAACCTCCTCCTCTAAGTCTCCATTAAGGAACGCTGTTTTCACGTCTATTTGATGCAATTCCAAGTCAAAATGGACAGCCAATGCCATAATGATACGGAAAGAATCTTTCTTGGATACAGGAGAAAAAGTCTCCGAATAATCGATTCCCTCCTTCTGAGTAAATCCTTTGGCTACGAGTCTTGCCTTATATCTTTCGATGTTGCCTAGTTAATCCTTCTTAGTTTtaaagacccatttgcatccaatggcCTTTACACCTTTAGGCAACTCGACAAGATCCCAAACTCTATTTGATGCCATTGAATTCATCTCATCCTTCATGGCATTGTACCACAGTACTGATTCACTGCAACTCATGGCTTGTAAAAATATTTCTGGATCATTTTCGGCCCCCACATTGTAGTCAGACTCTTGTAGATACACAATATAGTCACTAGGAATTGCCGATTTCCTTATTCTAGTAAACCTCTTTAATGTTGTGTCATCATCCTCAGGAGTAGTATTGTCCGTAATTGGATGTTCAATATTTTCTGATAATTGTTGAATAATTGGATCTACTTGATTGTTATCGACAACTCGTGGAATCTCAATAATTGGTTGTACTACACCTGGCTGAGGTGCATTATGAATGATAACCAATCTTTTACTTGAAATAGGAGTTTGAACATTCGAATGATCATTCCCAGAAAATGAATCCTGAGTTTGATCACTCCAACTAATCAAGTCATTCTCAAGAAATTTTGCATTTCTTGATTCCACAAACCTAGTGGTATGAGATCGACAATAAAATATGTATCCTTTGGACCTTTCAGCATATCCAACAAAATATCCGGTTATAGTTCTTGGGTCCAGTTTCTTCTCTTGTGGATTATAAATTCTTATTTCAGGCGGACATCCCCATACGCGCATATGTCGCAAACTTGGTTTCCAACCTTTCAATAACTCAAATGGTGTTTTAGGAACAGCCTTGGTTGGAATCCGATTTAATATATATGCTGTCGTCTTAAGAGCTTCAGTCCACAAAGATCTAGGAAGCTTGGAGCTGCTAAGCATACTCTGCACCATATCCAATAATgttcgatttcttctttctgcAACACCATTCTGATCTGGAGATCCCGGCATGGTGTGTTGAGCAACTATGCCATGCTCCTTAAGAAACCTCGCAAATAGACCAGGTGCTTGTCCATCCTCAGTGTATCTATCATAAAATTCACCTCCTCTATCTGATCTCACGATCTTTATTTGCTTTCTGCATTATTTCTCTACTTCTGCCTTAAAAATCTTAAAAGCATCTAATGCTTCATTCTTATTATGAAGTAAGTAGAGATACATgtatcgtgaataatcatctatgaaAGAGATGAAATATTTCTGACCACACGAGTCCATATCTGGACTACAAATATCTGTATGTATGATCTCTAATATTTTTGAACTCCTCTTAGCACCTTTCTTTGATATGTTAGTCTGCTTTCCCTTTATGCAGTCTACACATATTTCAAAATCAGCAAAATCCAAAGTACCAAGTACTCCTTCATTTAccaatcttttaattctgtcaAGAGATATATGTCCCAACCTTCGATGCCACAAATTAGAGGAATTTTCATCTATAACACTTCTTTTAATAcctattttattttgaacatgcagTGCATTATAGGTGGAATTATCTTGCAAATCAATTCTGAAAAGACCATTAGACATTGTACCATTCCCAACAAGATAAAATTTGTAAAATATACTGCAtaacaaatctaaaaaattaaaagaatatccAAAGGGTACAAGTCTAGATACCGAAATTAAATTCCTAGAAAAGTTCGGAATATAAAAAGTCTTTTCTAAATACAAGATAAAACCAGAATTCAAAATAAGCTTGCACGTCCCAACGGCCTCCATAGGTGAGCGTATTCTATTTCCCATATAGATGTAGTGCTCATTGCCCACTGACTTCCTGTGGTTTAGAAAGTCCTACAAGGTATTTGAAATATGGATTATAGAACCAGAATCAATCCACCAAGTATTATGACAAACATCAGCCATATTAGATTCATAATAAACTAGAGATGTTGATTTACCTTTCTTATCCAGCCAGAGCTTGTGCTTGAAACAGTCTTTCTTCATATGCTCTTTCtttttacagaagaagcattTGGACTCTTTCTTAATGATAGCATGAATGGGTGCTTTACCATTTCCCTTATGCTTGGCTTGAATCTTCTTCCTTCCTTGAGTGGTCAGAAGTGCACTCTCACCCATCTCAGCAAGCAGCCTTGCTTCCTCTTGCACACACCTGGTGAGGAGCTCATTGATTGACCATTTCTCTTTATATGTGTTGTAAGAGATTTTGAAGGCACTGTATTGCTGAGATAGGGAGTTTAGGATGAAATGCACAAGGAAGGATTCAGatatatccacctctagcttctTAAGTTGGGCCGCAATATCCCTCATATGCATGATATGTTCACGAACACCTTTGATTCTGATGAGCCTCATGGATGATGACCTCGTCATGAGAGTGCTGGCAAGGGCCTTATCTGAAGACTCGAATTGCTCATCTATGGTCTTCAGCAAATCCTTTACATTGTCATGTTCTCCTATGGAACCACAAATACTAGCAGATATGTGCGTCTCTATGAACATCATACTGAGGCGATTGGATCGCTCCCATTGTTCATAAAGAGCAACTTCAGCCGAAGTGCTAGTATCTGTAGGAGCATGTGGTTCCTCCTTCCTTATAGCGTAGTCAATGTCCATGCACCCCAATTGAAGGAGAATTCTCTCCCTCTATGTCTTATAGTTATCACCGCTCAATTCGAAAATATCAATCTTATAATCAAAGTAAGTCACAGATGGTATAGCTGCAAATTGAATAAAACATGTCAACATAAAATATAAATCAATACAATAAAAACTGCCTGTGGGCTAAGCTTTTTATTTTAGGATTCATATTTAACTttatttgatgaaactaataaaTTGTATAACTTTCTCAATCTCTGTGGGCAAATTaagaaataaatattatttcatcCTGATTAATCATATGACTGTAATAAAAATTCCTGTGGGATAAAATTTATTACATTAATTATGATTAACCACAATTTGATGTTATTTTCCGAGA
Protein-coding regions in this window:
- the LOC140855321 gene encoding secreted RxLR effector protein 161-like — its product is MALAVHFDLELHQIDVKTAFLNGDLEEEVYMKQLEGFSYNDENIMDQCIYHKVSGSTICFLILYVDDILLATNDKGLLYEDCSPSVTPIVKGDRFSLNQCPRNDLEREQMQNIPYSSAVGSLMYTQVCTRLNIAFAIGMLGRYQSNPGMDHWRAAKKVMRYLKGTKNYMLMYRRSDELEVVGYFDSDFAGCIDSRKSTSEYIFIFASGAISWKSAKQTLIATSTMEAEFIAGFEATSHGV
- the LOC140855322 gene encoding uncharacterized protein → MDIDYAIRKEEPHAPTDTSTSAEVALYEQWERSNRLSMMFIETHISASICGSIGEHDNVKDLLKTIDEQFESSDKALASTLMTRSSSMRLIRIKGVREHIMHMRDIAAQLKKLEVDISESFLVHFILNSLSQQYSAFKISYNTYKEKWSINELLTRCVQEEARLLAEMGESALLTTQGRKKIQAKHKGNGKAPIHAIIKKESKCFFCKKKEHMKKDCFKHKLWLDKKGLSKPQEVSGQ